One genomic region from Sulfurovum riftiae encodes:
- a CDS encoding efflux RND transporter permease subunit produces the protein MAEKNEYQVTDYAGKLAKGFLHNPLTAVLGAFLLLMGYLALNVMPREEDPQIAISGGAVIVAMPGASPREIENIIVNPLERKLREVKGIEHVYGMAMNNVGIVNVMYYIGENREDSNLKLYDKVMQNMDLMPKGVMQPLIKPFDIDIDIPIMTVAFYAKDPKVDDVKLFEMVRRLQQKLNAVENVAKTTLKGARKAQYNIEVDMSKLSAYHLSLGQIMKAVQSVAVDVPDVKGRTKNHELVIFGVKNAIENVEDVGSVIVAQYMGSPIYLRDVAKVTEGVDIQNFKTAKIRFKNDANETALGEEKSQVTLTVAKLAGTNAVFVAEDVLEVLKEHEAEFNKEGIGYLVTRNYGERANEAVNELMSHLVITIVIIALMLVFALGWKESLIVTFTVPAILAITLFIAWLSGQTINRITLFAFLLSLGLLVDAAIIVIENIHRHLHAHDVDTKEMDELLIEATDEIGAPTNIATLAIILTMVPMAFVGGMMGSFMKPIPYNVPVALIASLFVAYIFTPYLSLKLLKKPVHKHHHHKKKHKEHKEVK, from the coding sequence ATGGCTGAAAAAAATGAATATCAGGTAACGGATTATGCGGGTAAACTCGCAAAAGGCTTCCTGCACAACCCTCTGACTGCTGTTTTGGGAGCATTCCTGCTTCTTATGGGATATCTGGCACTCAATGTCATGCCAAGAGAGGAAGACCCGCAGATCGCAATCTCGGGTGGTGCGGTCATCGTGGCGATGCCTGGTGCATCTCCACGTGAAATAGAGAATATCATCGTAAACCCTTTGGAGCGTAAGCTCAGAGAGGTCAAGGGTATCGAACATGTCTACGGTATGGCGATGAACAATGTCGGTATCGTGAACGTCATGTACTACATCGGTGAGAACCGTGAAGACTCCAACCTGAAGCTTTACGACAAGGTCATGCAGAATATGGACCTGATGCCAAAAGGAGTGATGCAGCCATTGATCAAACCGTTCGATATCGATATCGATATTCCTATTATGACAGTGGCATTCTATGCAAAAGACCCCAAAGTGGACGATGTGAAGCTTTTTGAGATGGTACGAAGGCTGCAGCAGAAGCTCAATGCTGTGGAAAATGTGGCCAAGACAACACTGAAAGGTGCCAGAAAAGCACAGTACAACATTGAAGTCGATATGAGCAAACTCTCCGCCTATCACCTTTCTCTCGGACAGATCATGAAAGCGGTACAGTCCGTCGCTGTGGATGTTCCGGATGTCAAAGGACGTACCAAAAACCATGAACTGGTGATATTCGGTGTCAAGAATGCTATCGAGAATGTGGAAGATGTCGGTTCTGTCATTGTCGCGCAATATATGGGTTCGCCCATCTATCTGAGAGATGTTGCCAAAGTAACAGAAGGGGTGGATATCCAGAATTTCAAAACGGCCAAGATCCGTTTTAAAAATGATGCAAATGAAACTGCACTTGGCGAAGAGAAGAGCCAGGTAACACTGACCGTTGCGAAACTTGCAGGGACCAACGCCGTATTCGTGGCTGAGGATGTACTTGAAGTCCTCAAGGAACATGAAGCGGAATTCAACAAAGAGGGCATAGGGTATCTTGTGACCAGGAACTACGGTGAACGTGCGAATGAGGCGGTCAACGAGCTGATGTCACACCTGGTCATTACGATCGTTATCATCGCGTTGATGCTGGTCTTCGCATTGGGATGGAAAGAGTCGCTTATCGTTACCTTTACAGTACCGGCCATTCTGGCGATCACACTTTTCATCGCATGGCTTTCCGGTCAGACGATCAACCGTATTACCCTCTTTGCTTTTCTCCTCTCCCTGGGACTCCTGGTGGATGCGGCGATCATCGTGATCGAGAATATCCACAGACACCTGCATGCGCATGATGTCGATACAAAAGAGATGGATGAACTGCTTATTGAAGCAACAGATGAGATCGGTGCACCGACCAATATCGCGACACTGGCGATCATCCTGACGATGGTGCCGATGGCATTCGTCGGGGGGATGATGGGATCATTCATGAAGCCTATCCCCTACAATGTGCCTGTGGCATTGATCGCTTCACTTTTCGTGGCGTATATCTTTACGCCGTATTTGAGTTTGAAGCTCCTGAAGAAACCGGTACATAAACATCATCATCACAAAAAAAAGCATAAAGAACACAAGGAGGTCAAGTAA
- a CDS encoding efflux RND transporter permease subunit, which translates to MKGLEKLIYGILSDRKKKLLVIILTAIAFFLSLLMFPSKLVLAKMLPGKSDNTFSVYIDTPTGSSIEQTNAVSQCVIDILKDEKEVMNLELFLGQGIPLDYAGLVKGAGMKMTENVAEISVNLTDKHSRKEPSFLMTQRLRPIVKEKCLPVVKGTNIKFVEQPAGPPTLASIVLEVHGENMDEVRKISVKAANILSETQGLVDIDIMMDDIYDKYELIPDKEKVARSGLSVEQVNNILYLAFEGMVIAHKNSKDTPDQIPMFLVLQKESKTLNGSSERELQSKLSSLNLMNMKGMMVPLSEVVTIRKVKSSPMIMHKDLSRMVNVIAETDMVSQVYPLLDARDKMLEAFSKDYEIEKAGFTTYMFDLYLTDKKTGEKFLLRWDGEMKVSLDTFRDLGGAFIAALILIFLLLVIYYKSFAISGIILLGSFLSLIGVIVGHWAANLFTSETFFLTATSLIGFIALMGISSRNSLLLIDFAKSLMECHGMDKREAIAVATATRAKPIALTAVAIILGSALLASDPVFGGLGVALISGTVAAVFVSLIFVPVLMHNAKAMDFHLTHCDRGNNISITK; encoded by the coding sequence ATGAAAGGCTTGGAAAAACTCATATACGGCATCCTGAGTGACAGAAAGAAGAAACTGCTGGTCATTATATTGACAGCGATAGCATTCTTCCTCTCTTTGCTGATGTTTCCTTCCAAACTGGTATTGGCAAAGATGCTTCCGGGGAAGAGTGACAATACTTTCTCTGTATATATCGATACGCCTACCGGTTCCTCCATTGAACAGACGAATGCGGTCAGCCAGTGTGTGATCGATATCCTGAAAGATGAAAAAGAGGTGATGAACCTTGAACTCTTTCTGGGGCAGGGGATCCCGCTTGACTATGCCGGTCTGGTCAAGGGTGCCGGTATGAAGATGACAGAGAACGTGGCAGAGATCTCGGTGAACCTCACGGACAAACACAGCAGAAAAGAGCCTTCATTCCTGATGACACAGAGACTCAGACCTATCGTCAAAGAGAAGTGTCTTCCTGTGGTCAAAGGTACGAACATCAAATTCGTGGAACAGCCTGCCGGTCCTCCGACACTGGCTTCCATCGTACTGGAAGTACATGGAGAGAATATGGATGAGGTGCGTAAAATATCGGTGAAGGCAGCGAATATCCTGTCAGAGACACAAGGGCTTGTCGATATCGATATTATGATGGATGATATCTATGACAAATATGAGCTGATCCCAGACAAAGAGAAAGTGGCACGAAGCGGTCTGAGTGTAGAACAGGTCAACAATATTCTCTATCTGGCATTCGAAGGAATGGTGATTGCACACAAGAACTCCAAAGATACACCGGACCAGATACCGATGTTCCTGGTACTTCAAAAAGAGAGTAAGACACTCAATGGCAGCTCGGAACGTGAACTGCAGAGCAAACTCTCCTCTTTGAACCTGATGAACATGAAAGGGATGATGGTTCCGCTCAGTGAAGTCGTGACGATCAGAAAAGTGAAATCAAGTCCTATGATCATGCATAAGGATCTTTCACGCATGGTCAATGTCATTGCAGAGACGGACATGGTCTCACAGGTGTATCCATTGCTTGATGCCAGAGATAAGATGCTCGAAGCATTCTCCAAGGATTATGAGATCGAGAAGGCCGGATTTACGACCTATATGTTCGACCTTTATCTGACGGACAAGAAGACGGGTGAGAAATTCCTGCTTCGCTGGGACGGTGAGATGAAGGTTTCACTGGATACCTTCAGGGATCTTGGCGGTGCATTCATCGCTGCATTGATACTGATCTTCCTCTTACTGGTCATCTACTATAAGAGTTTTGCGATCTCGGGTATCATTCTGCTTGGATCATTCCTGTCGCTTATCGGGGTGATCGTAGGACACTGGGCGGCAAATCTCTTTACCTCCGAGACCTTCTTCCTGACAGCGACCTCTCTCATCGGCTTCATTGCCCTGATGGGGATCTCTTCCAGGAACTCGCTGCTCCTGATAGACTTTGCCAAGTCGCTGATGGAGTGTCACGGTATGGACAAAAGAGAAGCGATCGCCGTAGCGACAGCGACCAGAGCAAAACCGATCGCATTGACTGCAGTTGCGATCATCCTTGGTTCGGCACTGCTGGCATCTGACCCTGTCTTTGGAGGACTGGGGGTAGCCCTGATCTCCGGTACGGTCGCAGCGGTATTCGTATCGCTCATCTTCGTACCGGTTCTGATGCACAATGCCAAAGCGATGGATTTCCATCTGACACACTGTGACAGAGGTAACAACATCTCCATCACGAAATAA
- the efp gene encoding elongation factor P: MATIGMGDIKKGVRLELDGNPYKVTEFQHVKPGKGAAFVRIKIKNLKSGKVIEKTVHAGDKFEVPELEQKTMQYLYDDGEFLQFMDTTTFDQIGLTHEQVGKETFDFMIDGMEADILFHNGQAISVEIPQTVVLKIVETPPNFKGDSQGGKKPATLESGAVVQVPFHVLEGEMIKVDTIEGKYLEKAK, translated from the coding sequence ATGGCAACAATCGGAATGGGCGATATAAAAAAAGGTGTAAGACTTGAGCTGGACGGGAACCCGTACAAAGTAACAGAATTCCAGCATGTCAAACCTGGTAAAGGTGCGGCATTCGTACGTATCAAGATCAAGAACCTCAAATCTGGGAAAGTCATAGAGAAAACCGTGCATGCAGGTGATAAGTTCGAAGTACCTGAGCTTGAGCAGAAGACTATGCAATACCTCTATGACGATGGTGAATTCCTTCAGTTCATGGATACCACGACATTCGATCAGATCGGTCTGACACATGAACAGGTCGGTAAAGAGACTTTTGATTTTATGATCGACGGTATGGAAGCGGATATCCTTTTCCACAACGGTCAGGCGATCTCTGTTGAAATCCCTCAGACAGTCGTACTCAAGATCGTTGAGACACCGCCTAACTTCAAAGGTGACTCACAGGGAGGCAAGAAGCCTGCGACACTGGAGAGCGGTGCAGTGGTCCAGGTACCTTTCCATGTACTCGAAGGTGAGATGATCAAAGTGGATACAATAGAAGGAAAGTATCTGGAAAAAGCAAAATAA
- a CDS encoding retropepsin-like aspartic protease family protein has protein sequence MKFLLAALPLLFISANAEDILLTKRGGVFDVPGVINGKVDVEFTVDSGAGMVYISEGIFKKLQKLGTISRTDIIGRGKSRIANGDLVDILLINLKTLKIGQSEIKNVKAGVGGNGASILLGQSALKRFEPWHIDTKRGILSITSDSKRAKMYVSSAQGISRSEALMFVNHYLTIEKNRDIGALYSLYADKVDYLGKKNVLKRDILSQKEAYYRKWQHIDINMIKFISSKNIPHHPERTEVKYSTMFKLRNNSAQKGKSGQAMNTMVLEKRENTIRIISENVKILSRHSY, from the coding sequence ATGAAATTCCTGCTTGCGGCACTGCCTCTTCTTTTTATATCAGCCAATGCAGAAGATATCCTGCTGACAAAGAGAGGTGGTGTTTTTGATGTTCCCGGTGTCATCAATGGGAAGGTGGATGTTGAATTCACTGTCGATTCCGGTGCAGGTATGGTCTATATATCTGAAGGGATTTTTAAAAAACTGCAAAAGTTGGGAACAATAAGCCGTACTGATATCATAGGCAGAGGCAAAAGCAGGATTGCCAACGGTGATCTTGTCGATATCCTTCTTATCAATCTTAAAACACTGAAAATAGGCCAGAGCGAAATCAAAAATGTCAAAGCCGGAGTAGGGGGAAATGGTGCTTCCATTCTCCTGGGGCAGAGCGCACTCAAGCGTTTTGAACCATGGCATATCGATACTAAAAGAGGTATACTGAGTATTACTTCAGACAGCAAAAGAGCAAAAATGTATGTTTCATCAGCTCAAGGGATCAGCAGAAGCGAGGCACTGATGTTCGTAAATCACTATCTTACAATAGAGAAGAACAGAGATATTGGTGCGCTCTATTCGCTTTATGCCGACAAGGTTGACTACCTTGGGAAAAAAAATGTTTTGAAGAGAGATATTCTTTCACAAAAAGAAGCATACTACAGAAAATGGCAGCATATCGATATAAATATGATCAAGTTCATATCAAGTAAAAATATCCCTCATCATCCGGAACGTACGGAAGTGAAATACAGTACAATGTTTAAACTTCGCAACAACTCTGCACAAAAAGGAAAGAGCGGCCAGGCAATGAACACCATGGTCTTGGAGAAGAGAGAAAATACTATCAGGATCATTTCCGAGAACGTGAAAATACTTTCACGGCACAGCTATTAG